In the Coleofasciculus chthonoplastes PCC 7420 genome, one interval contains:
- a CDS encoding glycosyltransferase: MLSTELNRIGYVLKRYPRYSETFVVNEILAHEAAGLEIDIFALRPPAETHFQNIISQVRAPVYYIRKPIQGRVSESLNSLNPTAASFFWAELQEASKIIPDFWTKLEFAQGEKASTVYQAAWLAREVRLKNISHLHAHFGTVATSVARLAAHFAGIPYTFTAHAKDIFHESVEPEDMKRKLQDAASVITVSDYNLKYLQQMYGTASAPIQRIYNGLNLNQLGYKSPQERPPTILSVSRLVEKKGVSVLIDACAILAHRGCSFHCKIIGSGSLEATLREQIQRLGLESTVEIIGSRPQNEVFEHIQNAAVFAAPYIIGSDGNREGLPTVLLETMALGTPCVATDVTGIPEVVRHEETGLMVAQHDSQALANALEHLLINPSLRVKLATKARQLIESEFDIYRNTAVLRTIFNQVVNQDKLQSSPVVSNHISSTNQQDNVSFAQNV; the protein is encoded by the coding sequence ATGCTTTCCACAGAATTAAACCGCATTGGTTATGTTCTCAAGCGTTATCCACGCTACTCAGAAACATTCGTCGTCAATGAAATTTTAGCCCATGAAGCCGCTGGATTAGAAATAGATATTTTTGCCCTGCGCCCTCCGGCGGAAACTCATTTTCAAAACATCATTTCCCAAGTTCGCGCCCCAGTTTACTATATTCGTAAACCCATCCAAGGGCGAGTGAGCGAGTCTCTCAATAGCCTTAACCCAACAGCCGCTAGCTTCTTCTGGGCAGAACTTCAGGAAGCCAGTAAAATTATCCCCGATTTTTGGACAAAATTAGAGTTTGCTCAAGGGGAAAAAGCCAGTACCGTTTATCAAGCCGCCTGGTTAGCACGAGAGGTACGGTTAAAAAATATTAGTCATCTCCACGCCCACTTTGGTACAGTGGCAACCAGTGTCGCTCGTTTGGCTGCCCACTTTGCCGGAATTCCTTATACCTTCACGGCTCATGCTAAGGATATTTTCCATGAAAGTGTCGAACCGGAAGACATGAAACGGAAGCTACAAGATGCGGCAAGTGTGATTACGGTTAGTGACTATAATCTCAAGTATTTACAACAGATGTATGGTACAGCATCCGCCCCTATCCAGCGCATTTATAATGGCTTGAATTTAAACCAGTTGGGGTATAAATCTCCCCAAGAACGCCCACCCACTATTCTTTCAGTCAGTCGATTGGTGGAGAAAAAAGGGGTTTCTGTTTTAATTGACGCTTGTGCCATTCTTGCCCATCGCGGCTGTTCGTTTCATTGTAAAATTATTGGATCAGGTTCATTGGAAGCGACGCTGCGAGAGCAAATTCAACGCCTCGGTTTAGAATCAACGGTTGAAATTATTGGTTCGCGTCCTCAAAATGAAGTCTTTGAGCATATCCAGAATGCGGCTGTATTTGCTGCACCTTATATTATTGGTAGCGATGGAAATCGTGAAGGTTTACCAACGGTTTTACTGGAAACGATGGCGCTGGGTACGCCTTGTGTGGCTACTGATGTAACCGGAATTCCTGAAGTTGTGCGTCATGAAGAGACGGGATTAATGGTGGCTCAACATGATTCTCAGGCGTTGGCAAATGCTCTAGAACACTTACTGATTAATCCAAGTTTACGGGTGAAACTGGCAACAAAAGCGCGGCAATTGATTGAGTCAGAGTTTGATATTTATCGCAATACTGCGGTTTTGCGGACTATTTTTAATCAAGTCGTTAATCAAGATAAGTTACAGTCTTCTCCAGTTGTTTCTAATCATATATCGTCCACTAATCAACAGGATAATGT